The genomic DNA GGCGACCCCGGGCAGGCAGGAGAGGACGTCCGTGTGAATGCGCTCGTAGCTCGCCGCGTCTGGAACGGCGACGCGCAGCAGGTAGTCCGAGGACCCGGTCATGAGATAGCACTCCCGGATATCAGGACATTGGCAGGCAGCCTTCTCGAAGCGCCGGAGATACTCGTCTGTCTGCCGCTCCAGGGTGATCTGCACGATCACGACCGTCTCGGTCGTGGCGGCCCTGTCGTTGATCAGGGCGGAGTATCCCCGGATCGTCCCGCTCTCCTCCAGAAGCCGCACCCGGCGCAGGCATGCCGAGGGAGAGAGCCCGACCTTCTCGGCGAGGTCGGCATTCGTGATGCGCCCGTCGGCCCGGAGAATGCTGATGATGCGCTGGTCTATGGCGTCCATGTCGGCTCAAAGGTCGGTTGAGAATCGAACGGCTCCGACGGAGATGCACCATCGCATAGCGCAATCGCCCGTCCAAGGCGACCGGTCTCAGGCCTTGCTCAGGAGATCGGACCGGAAGGACGCGTCGAGGCGCTGCATGAAGCTTTCCGCGCAGCACATGTGCTCGCGCATGATCCGGCTGACGGCG from Microvirga sp. TS319 includes the following:
- a CDS encoding Lrp/AsnC family transcriptional regulator, with protein sequence MDAIDQRIISILRADGRITNADLAEKVGLSPSACLRRVRLLEESGTIRGYSALINDRAATTETVVIVQITLERQTDEYLRRFEKAACQCPDIRECYLMTGSSDYLLRVAVPDAASYERIHTDVLSCLPGVARIQSSFAIRAVIKPPDL